The Rhodopseudomonas palustris genome window below encodes:
- the fliP gene encoding flagellar type III secretion system pore protein FliP (The bacterial flagellar biogenesis protein FliP forms a type III secretion system (T3SS)-type pore required for flagellar assembly.), translating into MSRPATPRRVVLFLAVLTATAAALAAPAHAQDVSINLGGGGTGVTERAIQLIALLTVLSIAPSILIMMTSFTRIVVVLSLLRTALGTATAPPNMVIIALALFLTAFVMGPTLQKSYDDGIKPLIANEMSVEDALVRASGPLRIFMQKNVREKDLKLFLDLSGEPPPATPEDLSLRILMPAFMISELKRAFEIGFLLFLPFLIIDLVVASVLMSMGMMMLPPVVVSLPFKLIFFVLVDGWSLVAGSLVQSYSGSG; encoded by the coding sequence GTGAGCCGCCCGGCCACACCGCGTAGAGTTGTTCTTTTTCTCGCCGTCCTGACCGCCACCGCAGCCGCGCTGGCGGCTCCGGCCCATGCGCAGGACGTCAGCATCAATCTCGGCGGCGGCGGCACCGGCGTCACCGAGCGCGCAATCCAACTGATCGCGCTGCTGACGGTGCTGTCGATCGCGCCGTCGATCCTGATCATGATGACGTCGTTCACCCGGATCGTGGTGGTGCTGTCGCTGCTGCGCACCGCGCTCGGCACCGCGACGGCGCCGCCCAACATGGTGATCATCGCGCTGGCGCTGTTCCTCACCGCCTTCGTGATGGGGCCGACGCTGCAGAAATCCTACGACGACGGCATCAAGCCGCTGATCGCCAACGAGATGAGCGTCGAGGACGCGTTGGTGCGCGCCTCCGGCCCGCTGCGGATCTTCATGCAGAAGAACGTGCGCGAGAAGGACCTCAAACTGTTCCTCGACCTCTCCGGCGAGCCGCCGCCGGCGACGCCGGAGGATCTGTCGCTGCGCATCCTGATGCCGGCCTTCATGATCTCCGAACTGAAACGCGCCTTCGAGATCGGCTTCCTGCTGTTCCTGCCGTTCCTGATCATCGACCTCGTCGTCGCCTCGGTGCTGATGTCGATGGGCATGATGATGCTGCCGCCGGTCGTCGTCTCGCTGCCGTTCAAGCTGATCTTCTTCGTGCTGGTCGACGGCTGGTCGCTGGTCGCCGGCTCGCTGGTGCAGAGCTATTCGGGCAGCGGGTAG
- a CDS encoding tetratricopeptide repeat protein — protein sequence MARMAAAAVWSQALCGRFARVCLALGLVLAAVLSPRPAAAQAVRGEVSFESTGGYGRLLFKLAEDVESDVVMAGLIVVIRFKRPVDIPIDKLADSAPNYIGSARLDPDGYAVRLALLRKFSVNPMSAGERLYIDFLPDNWAGAPPGLPQDVVKALAERARAAERALRAQQARAEVKKRPPSRVRASMQPTFVRYVFEVPTGVQVSSTLTDKKLTVLFNTGLNFDLADAQLAGAPNVGSISQKIDGDGSSVDFALIGGADVRSFREDKNFIVDVSFQPQDAEPAKKDSSALMLPEIARLEREAAAAASRGADNPKPDPKPETRSEAKSSETKPAARPDAKPDTKPVVAAVPPPAPPKAMAVSPTPAGPSARRDETPVPAVIAPAVALPVAVAPKIAAPAAVVSETPTPAGPPVKAGAAAAVAEAPKPPPAPEPPAVAINPAAANAARPVEARRNTDGLQLAFAFAAPTPAALFRRGDMIWLVLDNTAPFDLSAIRREGGGIVGDVSRVALPNGQAIRLGLDRPQLATLSDDDGSGKNWSITLADSGRGAARPLTAVRNIADPARATVAVALAGLGQMHRLTDPEAGDALTVITALPPPRGFIKRQSFVEFNLLETLHGVVIELKSDDVTVETAADAVVLSRPGGLTLSSAEPAGQAGSPAERPFFDITQWAKDQEGRFIDALDARIRTASAATGDDRLPTRLDLARFYMARGLYHEAKGALDLALLGVKPGQEDAATMIGHAAASALMARPEQTLKDVANPAIASTYEAQLWKGVALARQGKWPEAREKLKSVQFAITALPLDMQREVLATAMRASLEVRDYAGAAKISSDFDLVGIPPEMKPQLAVMRGWLDEALGRDPEALRRYKEAMASADRQAASEAKFRDVVLRSKRGEMTPEEALPELERLSMTWRGDDLEVRTQQLLSKLYANAGRYRDSLAAARTATQLAPNSEYARQAQDDSRALFAQLFIGNKGDDLPPIEALATFYEFRELTPIGRRGDEMIRRLADRLVAVDLLDQASELLQYQVDKRLEGAARAQVAARLAMVYLMNRKPDRAIAALHSSRIADLAGELRQQRLLLEARAQSDIGRHDLALDIITHIGGREAIRLRSDIYWASRRWRESSEQIELYLGDRWRDFTPLSQAEKSDVIRAVVGYALAEDALGLGRFREKFAPLMTDPADRAAFDIASTPAAGDTAAFAAIAKMAASVDTLEGFLREMKQRFPEASARATPPVADMTSTGSLPEIPKIRVIKMTR from the coding sequence ATGGCGCGGATGGCTGCCGCTGCAGTTTGGTCGCAGGCGCTCTGCGGGCGCTTCGCACGAGTCTGCCTGGCGTTAGGGCTCGTTCTCGCCGCGGTGCTGTCGCCGCGGCCGGCGGCCGCCCAGGCGGTGCGCGGCGAAGTGAGTTTCGAGTCGACCGGCGGTTACGGACGGTTGCTGTTCAAGCTCGCCGAGGACGTCGAATCCGACGTCGTGATGGCCGGCCTGATCGTGGTGATCCGGTTCAAGCGGCCGGTGGATATTCCGATCGACAAGCTCGCGGATTCCGCGCCGAACTACATCGGCTCGGCGCGGCTCGATCCCGACGGCTATGCGGTCCGGCTGGCGCTGCTGCGCAAGTTCAGCGTCAATCCGATGTCCGCGGGCGAGCGTCTGTACATCGATTTCCTGCCCGACAATTGGGCCGGCGCGCCGCCCGGTCTGCCGCAGGACGTCGTCAAGGCGCTGGCCGAGCGCGCCCGCGCCGCCGAGCGCGCGCTGCGCGCGCAGCAGGCGCGGGCCGAGGTCAAAAAGCGGCCGCCGAGCCGGGTCCGCGCGTCGATGCAGCCGACTTTCGTGCGCTACGTGTTCGAGGTGCCGACCGGCGTGCAGGTGTCGTCGACGCTGACCGACAAGAAGCTCACCGTGCTGTTCAATACTGGGCTGAATTTCGATCTCGCCGATGCGCAGCTCGCGGGCGCGCCGAATGTCGGGTCGATCAGCCAGAAGATCGACGGCGACGGCTCCAGCGTGGACTTCGCACTGATCGGCGGCGCCGACGTGCGCTCGTTTCGCGAGGACAAGAATTTCATCGTCGATGTCAGTTTTCAGCCGCAGGATGCCGAGCCGGCGAAGAAGGATTCGTCGGCGCTGATGCTGCCCGAAATCGCCAGGCTGGAACGCGAGGCCGCGGCCGCAGCGTCGCGCGGCGCGGACAATCCCAAGCCCGATCCGAAGCCGGAGACCCGATCCGAGGCCAAATCGTCCGAGACCAAGCCCGCGGCGAGGCCGGATGCGAAGCCCGATACGAAGCCGGTCGTTGCGGCGGTGCCGCCGCCGGCGCCGCCGAAAGCCATGGCGGTCTCGCCGACGCCCGCCGGCCCGTCGGCGCGGCGCGACGAAACGCCGGTGCCGGCTGTGATCGCACCGGCCGTCGCCCTACCGGTCGCGGTCGCGCCGAAGATTGCGGCGCCGGCTGCCGTGGTGAGCGAGACGCCCACTCCCGCCGGGCCACCGGTCAAAGCCGGCGCGGCGGCGGCGGTCGCCGAGGCTCCGAAGCCGCCGCCCGCGCCCGAACCGCCGGCCGTTGCAATCAATCCCGCTGCAGCCAATGCGGCCCGTCCCGTCGAGGCGCGCCGCAACACCGACGGCCTGCAGCTCGCTTTCGCCTTCGCGGCGCCGACGCCGGCGGCGCTGTTCCGGCGCGGCGACATGATCTGGCTGGTGCTCGACAACACCGCCCCGTTCGATCTTTCGGCGATCCGCCGCGAGGGCGGCGGCATCGTCGGCGACGTCAGCCGCGTGGCGCTGCCGAACGGACAGGCGATCCGGCTGGGTCTCGATCGCCCGCAACTCGCAACGCTGAGCGACGACGACGGCTCCGGAAAGAACTGGTCGATCACGCTCGCCGATTCAGGCCGCGGCGCTGCGCGGCCGTTGACCGCGGTGCGCAACATCGCCGATCCCGCCCGCGCCACCGTCGCCGTGGCGCTCGCCGGCCTCGGCCAGATGCATCGCCTGACCGATCCGGAAGCCGGCGACGCACTCACGGTGATCACCGCGCTGCCGCCGCCGCGCGGTTTCATCAAGCGTCAGAGCTTCGTCGAGTTCAATCTGCTGGAGACGCTGCACGGCGTGGTGATCGAACTGAAGTCCGACGACGTCACCGTCGAGACGGCGGCGGATGCGGTGGTGCTGTCGCGGCCCGGCGGCCTGACGCTGTCGTCGGCCGAACCGGCCGGGCAGGCGGGCTCCCCGGCCGAGCGGCCGTTCTTCGACATCACCCAATGGGCCAAAGACCAGGAGGGGCGCTTTATCGATGCGCTCGACGCTCGCATCCGGACGGCGTCGGCGGCGACCGGCGACGACCGCTTGCCGACCCGGCTCGATCTGGCGCGGTTCTACATGGCGCGCGGCCTGTATCACGAAGCCAAGGGCGCGCTCGACCTGGCGTTGCTGGGCGTCAAACCCGGGCAGGAAGACGCCGCGACGATGATCGGCCACGCCGCGGCGAGCGCGCTGATGGCGCGGCCGGAGCAGACGCTGAAGGACGTCGCCAATCCGGCGATCGCCTCGACCTACGAGGCGCAGTTGTGGAAGGGCGTCGCGCTGGCGCGCCAGGGCAAATGGCCTGAGGCCCGCGAGAAGCTCAAATCCGTGCAATTCGCCATCACGGCGCTGCCGCTCGACATGCAGCGCGAGGTGCTCGCCACCGCGATGCGCGCGTCGCTGGAAGTGCGCGACTATGCCGGTGCCGCCAAGATCAGCAGCGATTTCGATCTGGTCGGGATTCCGCCGGAGATGAAGCCGCAGCTCGCGGTGATGCGCGGCTGGCTCGACGAGGCGCTCGGCCGCGATCCCGAAGCGCTCAGGAGGTACAAGGAAGCGATGGCGTCGGCCGATCGTCAGGCCGCCAGCGAAGCCAAGTTCCGCGACGTCGTGCTGCGCAGCAAGCGCGGCGAGATGACGCCGGAGGAAGCGCTGCCGGAGCTCGAGCGACTGTCGATGACGTGGCGCGGCGACGATCTCGAGGTTCGCACCCAGCAATTGCTGTCGAAGCTCTACGCCAATGCCGGGCGCTATCGCGATTCGCTGGCTGCGGCGCGGACCGCGACGCAGCTCGCGCCGAACTCCGAATATGCGCGCCAGGCGCAGGACGACAGCCGCGCGCTGTTCGCGCAGCTCTTCATCGGCAACAAGGGCGACGACCTTCCGCCGATCGAGGCGCTGGCGACCTTCTACGAATTCCGCGAGCTGACGCCGATCGGCCGCCGCGGCGACGAGATGATCCGCAGGCTCGCCGACCGCCTGGTCGCGGTCGATCTTTTGGATCAGGCCAGTGAGCTGTTGCAGTACCAGGTCGACAAGCGGCTCGAAGGCGCGGCGCGCGCCCAGGTCGCGGCAAGGCTGGCGATGGTCTATCTGATGAACCGCAAGCCCGACCGCGCCATCGCCGCGCTGCATTCGTCGCGGATCGCCGACCTCGCCGGCGAACTGCGTCAGCAGCGGCTGCTGCTCGAAGCGCGGGCGCAGAGCGATATCGGCCGTCACGATCTCGCACTCGACATCATCACCCATATCGGCGGCCGCGAGGCGATCCGGCTGCGCTCCGACATCTACTGGGCGTCGCGGCGCTGGCGCGAATCCTCCGAGCAGATCGAACTGTATCTCGGCGACCGCTGGCGCGATTTCACGCCGCTGTCGCAGGCCGAGAAGAGCGACGTGATCCGCGCCGTGGTCGGCTACGCGCTGGCCGAGGATGCGCTCGGCCTCGGCCGCTTCCGTGAGAAATTCGCGCCGCTGATGACCGATCCCGCCGACCGCGCCGCGTTCGATATCGCCAGCACGCCGGCCGCGGGCGATACGGCGGCGTTCGCTGCGATCGCCAAGATGGCGGCGAGCGTCGACACGCTGGAAGGCTTCCTGCGCGAAATGAAGCAGCGCTTCCCCGAGGCCAGCGCCCGCGCCACGCCGCCCGTCGCCGACATGACCTCGACCGGCTCGCTGCCGGAAATCCCGAAGATCCGCGTCATCAAGATGACGCGGTAG